In Salarias fasciatus chromosome 2, fSalaFa1.1, whole genome shotgun sequence, one genomic interval encodes:
- the spmip2 gene encoding uncharacterized protein C4orf45 homolog, which produces MVTDNREETSGQQRNGRGGTSDEAQGREMMQSRERPCGGRVIFTGPDGTGDYRPRSGYSPRYVGVGSPSPEATGDLGYLSRAAPGAPPPGPRGGCVGEVGWGWQYNQLLNSRTLLSNMQIKRSEFRAALEDRVTQRVQDSQ; this is translated from the exons ATGGTGACTGACAACCGGGAGGAAACCAGCGGACAGCAGCGGAACGGCCGCGGCGGCACTTCCG ACGAGGCCCAGGGGAGGGAGATGATGCAAAGCCGGGAGCGGCCCTGTGGAGGCAGGGTGATCTTCACAG GCCCGGATGGAACCGGAGACTACAGGCCCAGATCGGGTTATTCCCCCCGCTACGTCGGAGTGGGCAGCCCCTCCCCCGAGGCCACGGGTGACCTGGGCTACCTGAGCCGGGCCGCCCCCGGCGCGCCCCCGCCCGGCCCCAGGGGGGGCTGCGTGGGGGAGGTGGGCTGGGGCTGGCAGTACaaccagctgctgaacagcagGACGCTGCTCAGCAATATGCAAATCAAG AGAAGCGAGTTCAGAGCAGCGCTGGAGGACAGGGTCACTCAGAGGGTCCAGGACTCACAGTGA